From a single Geothermobacter ehrlichii genomic region:
- the gatB gene encoding Asp-tRNA(Asn)/Glu-tRNA(Gln) amidotransferase subunit GatB, which translates to MSSIFEPVIGLEVHVQLTTNSKIFCGCSTAFGNTPNSQTCPVCLGLPGALPVLNRQVVEYAIRAGLATNCRIADKSIFARKNYFYPDLPKGYQISQYERPICEHGWLEIETEGGPKKIGITRIHMEEDAGKLLHSESGEATSRVDLNRACTPLLEIVSEPDMRSADEAVAYLKRLHEIVVYLGICDGNLEEGSFRCDANVSVRPRGQQEFGTRAELKNINSFRFIKEAIEYEIERQIELIEDGGKVVQETRLFDSERGVTRSMRGKEEAHDYRYFPDPDLVPLTIDQAWIDRVRESLPELPEAKRRRYRSEFGLPEFDAGVLTADRGIAEYFEACVERHGNPKTCANWVMGEVLRNLKEKEVAIAECPVTPELLCGLLDRIADGTISGNIGKKVFEEIWNSGKTADAIIEEKGLKQVTDAGAIEAMVDEVLANCQAQVEQYRAGQTKVLGFLVGQVMKASRGKANPQLVNELLRKKLD; encoded by the coding sequence ATGTCCTCAATCTTCGAACCGGTCATCGGCCTGGAAGTCCATGTCCAGCTGACCACCAACAGCAAGATCTTCTGCGGCTGCTCCACCGCCTTCGGCAACACGCCCAACAGCCAGACCTGTCCGGTCTGCCTCGGCCTGCCGGGGGCCCTGCCGGTGCTCAACCGACAGGTGGTCGAGTACGCCATCCGCGCCGGCCTGGCCACCAACTGCCGGATCGCCGACAAATCGATCTTTGCCCGCAAGAACTACTTCTACCCCGACCTGCCCAAGGGCTACCAGATCAGCCAGTACGAACGGCCCATCTGCGAGCATGGCTGGCTCGAGATCGAAACCGAAGGCGGTCCCAAGAAGATCGGCATCACCCGCATTCACATGGAAGAGGACGCCGGCAAGCTGCTCCATTCCGAGTCGGGCGAAGCGACCTCCCGCGTCGATCTCAACCGGGCCTGCACTCCGCTGCTCGAGATCGTCTCCGAACCGGACATGCGCAGCGCCGACGAGGCGGTCGCCTACCTGAAGCGGCTGCACGAAATCGTCGTCTACCTCGGTATCTGCGACGGCAACCTCGAAGAAGGCTCCTTCCGCTGCGACGCCAACGTCTCGGTGCGCCCCAGGGGACAGCAGGAATTCGGCACTCGCGCAGAGCTGAAGAACATCAATTCCTTCCGCTTCATCAAGGAGGCGATCGAGTACGAGATCGAGCGCCAGATCGAACTGATCGAGGACGGCGGCAAAGTGGTGCAGGAAACCCGCCTGTTCGACAGCGAGCGGGGCGTCACCCGCTCCATGCGCGGCAAGGAGGAGGCCCATGATTACCGCTACTTCCCCGATCCCGACCTGGTTCCCCTGACCATCGACCAGGCCTGGATCGACCGGGTGCGCGAGAGCCTGCCGGAACTGCCCGAGGCCAAGCGGCGTCGCTACCGCAGCGAGTTCGGCCTGCCGGAGTTCGATGCCGGCGTCCTCACCGCCGACCGCGGCATCGCCGAATATTTCGAGGCCTGCGTCGAACGGCACGGCAATCCGAAGACCTGCGCCAACTGGGTCATGGGCGAGGTCTTGCGCAACCTGAAGGAGAAAGAGGTCGCCATCGCCGAATGCCCGGTGACGCCGGAACTGCTCTGCGGCCTGCTCGACCGCATCGCCGACGGCACCATCTCCGGCAATATCGGCAAGAAGGTTTTCGAGGAGATCTGGAACAGCGGCAAGACCGCCGACGCCATCATCGAGGAAAAGGGGCTGAAACAGGTCACCGACGCCGGCGCCATCGAGGCCATGGTCGACGAGGTGCTGGCCAACTGCCAGGCCCAGGTCGAACAGTACCGCGCCGGGCAGACCAAGGTGCTCGGCTTTCTGGTCGGCCAGGTGATGAAGGCCAGCAGGGGCAAGGCCAACCCGCAGCTGGTCAACGAGTTGTTGAGAAAGAAACTGGATTAA
- the gatA gene encoding Asp-tRNA(Asn)/Glu-tRNA(Gln) amidotransferase subunit GatA translates to MDLIDLNLQQLRQALDRREVSAREVTEAYLRRIEATNARLNSYLSICSELALSQAQTADERLAAGEAAPLTGIPLAVKDIFNLEQTRTTAGSRLLDNYVAPYDATAVARLKENGAVLLGKLNMDEFAMGSSNENSAFGPCRNPWDPERVPGGSSGGSAAAVAARQAVATLGTDTGGSIRQPAAHCGVVGLKPTYGRVSRYGVIAYASSLDQVGPVARTVEDCALLLQAIAGHDHRDSTSIDCPVPDYSAALQQKIEGLKIGLPREYFIEGLDADVQKAIEAAIEVYRGLGAEIVDISLPHTDYAVACYYLIATAEASSNLARYDGVRYGRRVDPGKGLIDMYCATRTQGFGTEVKRRIMLGTYALSSGYYDAYYLKAQKVRTLIRDDFVRAFEQVDLILTPVAPTPAFGLGEKLDDPLQMYLSDIFTIPVNLAGTCGLSLPCGFSTAGLPIGLQLIGRPFAEQSLLRAGHAFQQATDWHLKKAAI, encoded by the coding sequence ATGGATCTGATCGATCTCAATCTGCAGCAGCTGCGCCAGGCGCTCGACAGACGCGAAGTCAGCGCCCGCGAGGTGACGGAAGCCTACCTGCGGCGCATCGAGGCCACCAACGCCCGGCTCAACAGCTACCTCAGCATCTGCTCCGAGCTGGCCCTCTCCCAGGCTCAAACCGCCGACGAACGGCTGGCGGCCGGTGAAGCCGCCCCTTTGACCGGCATTCCGCTGGCGGTCAAGGACATCTTCAACCTGGAGCAGACCCGCACCACCGCCGGCTCACGACTGCTCGACAACTATGTCGCCCCCTACGACGCCACGGCCGTGGCCCGGCTGAAGGAAAACGGCGCCGTCCTGCTCGGAAAACTCAACATGGACGAGTTCGCCATGGGATCGTCCAACGAAAATTCCGCTTTCGGCCCCTGCCGCAATCCCTGGGATCCGGAGCGGGTTCCCGGCGGCTCCTCCGGCGGCAGCGCCGCCGCCGTCGCCGCCCGCCAGGCGGTCGCCACCCTCGGCACCGACACCGGCGGCTCCATCCGCCAGCCGGCCGCCCACTGCGGCGTGGTCGGGCTCAAGCCGACCTACGGCCGGGTCTCCCGTTACGGAGTCATCGCCTACGCCTCCTCCCTCGACCAGGTCGGTCCCGTCGCCCGTACCGTCGAGGACTGCGCCCTGCTGCTGCAGGCCATCGCCGGCCACGACCACCGGGATTCGACCTCCATCGACTGCCCGGTGCCCGACTATTCCGCCGCCCTGCAGCAGAAGATCGAGGGACTGAAGATCGGCCTGCCGCGCGAATATTTCATCGAGGGCCTGGACGCCGACGTGCAGAAGGCGATCGAGGCAGCCATCGAAGTCTATCGCGGCCTGGGCGCCGAGATCGTCGACATCAGCCTGCCGCATACCGACTACGCCGTCGCCTGCTACTACCTGATCGCCACCGCCGAGGCCTCCAGCAACCTGGCCCGCTACGACGGTGTGCGCTACGGCCGGCGGGTCGATCCCGGCAAGGGGCTGATCGACATGTACTGCGCCACCCGCACCCAGGGGTTCGGCACCGAGGTCAAACGCCGCATCATGCTCGGTACCTACGCCCTCTCCAGCGGCTATTACGACGCCTACTACCTGAAGGCGCAGAAGGTCCGCACCCTGATCCGCGACGATTTCGTCCGCGCCTTCGAACAGGTCGACCTGATCCTGACCCCGGTGGCGCCGACCCCGGCCTTCGGCCTGGGCGAAAAGCTGGACGATCCGTTGCAGATGTACCTCTCGGACATCTTCACCATTCCGGTGAACCTGGCCGGCACCTGCGGCCTCAGTCTGCCCTGCGGCTTTTCCACCGCCGGGCTGCCCATCGGCCTGCAACTGATCGGCCGTCCCTTCGCCGAACAGAGCCTGCTGCGCGCCGGACACGCCTTTCAGCAGGCGACCGACTGGCATCTGAAAAAGGCGGCTATCTGA
- the gatC gene encoding Asp-tRNA(Asn)/Glu-tRNA(Gln) amidotransferase subunit GatC, producing MKITRDQVAQVARLARLELAGEELERLTVDMEAILSYVDKLNELDTDGIEPTSHAVPVDNAFRPDEVRPSIGLDKALANAPQREEDCFVVPRVIE from the coding sequence ATGAAAATCACCCGTGACCAGGTCGCTCAGGTCGCCCGTCTCGCCCGGCTGGAACTGGCCGGCGAGGAACTGGAACGCCTGACCGTGGACATGGAAGCCATTCTTTCCTATGTCGACAAGCTGAACGAACTCGACACCGACGGCATCGAGCCGACGTCCCACGCCGTCCCCGTCGACAACGCCTTCCGCCCGGACGAGGTCCGGCCGTCCATCGGCCTGGACAAGGCCCTGGCCAACGCGCCGCAGCGCGAGGAAGACTGTTTCGTCGTCCCAAGGGTCATCGAATAA
- the mtnA gene encoding S-methyl-5-thioribose-1-phosphate isomerase, translating to MQTNIPNRCAAAAGGGVKPLRYTGGVLQMIDQRRLPTEEVWLDYRDYREVAEAIRTMVVRGAPAIGCAAAFGAWFGARDIDTDSTAAFLEQFAAVCELLAASRPTAVNLFWALERMQSFARSHADRPVLQIKIALEYEALAILEEDERINRAMGEHGQKLLPERCRILTHCNAGALATGGYGTALGVIRAAAAAGKQIEVFADETRPFLQGSRLTAWELQRDGIPTTLICDNMAGYLMSQGRVDCVIVGADRIAANGDTANKIGTYSLAVLAKEHGIPFYVAAPISTIDFSLTDGRQIPIEERDPREVTHIGEQRLAPEDIAVYNPAFDVTPARLITAIITENGVAEGDFVHTLPELAEGTKR from the coding sequence ATGCAAACCAACATTCCCAACCGTTGCGCCGCGGCCGCCGGCGGCGGCGTCAAGCCTCTGCGATACACAGGCGGCGTGCTGCAAATGATCGACCAGCGCCGGCTGCCGACCGAGGAGGTCTGGCTCGACTACCGCGACTACCGCGAGGTGGCGGAAGCGATCCGGACCATGGTGGTGCGCGGCGCGCCGGCCATCGGCTGCGCCGCCGCCTTCGGCGCCTGGTTCGGAGCCCGCGACATCGACACCGACTCGACGGCCGCATTTCTCGAGCAGTTCGCCGCCGTCTGCGAGCTGCTGGCCGCCAGCCGGCCGACGGCGGTCAATCTCTTCTGGGCCCTGGAGCGGATGCAGTCCTTCGCCCGCAGCCACGCCGACCGGCCGGTGCTGCAGATCAAGATCGCCCTCGAGTACGAAGCGCTGGCCATTCTCGAGGAGGACGAGCGCATCAACCGGGCGATGGGCGAGCACGGGCAGAAGCTGCTGCCCGAACGGTGCCGGATTCTCACCCACTGCAACGCCGGCGCCCTGGCCACCGGCGGCTACGGCACCGCTCTCGGCGTCATCCGCGCGGCGGCCGCCGCCGGCAAGCAGATCGAGGTCTTCGCCGACGAAACCCGGCCCTTTCTGCAGGGATCGCGTCTCACCGCCTGGGAGCTGCAGCGGGACGGCATTCCGACAACCCTGATCTGCGACAACATGGCGGGCTACCTGATGAGCCAGGGGCGCGTCGACTGCGTCATCGTCGGCGCCGACCGCATCGCCGCCAACGGCGACACCGCCAACAAGATCGGGACCTATTCCCTGGCGGTACTGGCCAAAGAACACGGCATCCCTTTCTATGTCGCCGCCCCCATCTCGACCATCGACTTCAGCCTCACCGACGGCAGACAGATCCCGATCGAGGAGCGCGACCCGCGCGAGGTGACCCACATCGGCGAGCAGCGGCTGGCGCCGGAGGACATCGCGGTCTACAACCCGGCCTTCGACGTTACTCCGGCGCGCCTGATAACCGCCATCATCACCGAAAACGGCGTCGCCGAAGGCGATTTCGTCCATACCCTGCCGGAACTTGCCGAGGGGACGAAACGGTGA
- a CDS encoding OmpA family protein → MRAILLILMASILIVAGCAQPQTKAGKGAAWGTGIGAAAGAGLGQAIGGDTKSTLIGAGIGALVGGLAGYQIGSYMDAQEAAFRQELATVEGASIRRDADTLALTFKSDVLFDVDSALLKPGAHDELFRVAKVLNQYPQTTLLVAGHTDSTGSEEYNQRLSERRAEVVKNALVGNGVNPERIRTIGYGESRPIASNASESGRQLNRRVEIRIEPIRR, encoded by the coding sequence ATGCGCGCAATTCTGTTGATACTCATGGCATCCATCCTGATCGTAGCCGGCTGTGCACAGCCGCAAACCAAGGCGGGCAAGGGTGCCGCCTGGGGGACCGGCATTGGCGCCGCCGCCGGGGCCGGCCTCGGCCAGGCGATTGGCGGTGACACCAAGTCGACCTTGATCGGTGCCGGCATCGGTGCCCTGGTGGGCGGTCTGGCCGGATATCAGATCGGCAGCTACATGGATGCCCAGGAGGCGGCTTTCCGCCAGGAGTTGGCCACGGTCGAGGGCGCCAGCATCCGGCGCGACGCCGATACCCTGGCCCTGACCTTCAAGTCGGACGTGCTGTTCGATGTCGATTCGGCCCTGCTCAAGCCGGGGGCGCATGACGAGCTGTTCCGGGTGGCCAAGGTGCTCAACCAGTATCCGCAGACCACCCTGCTGGTCGCCGGCCATACTGACAGCACCGGCAGCGAGGAGTACAACCAGCGGCTGTCCGAACGGCGGGCCGAGGTGGTGAAGAACGCCCTGGTAGGCAACGGCGTCAATCCGGAGCGTATCCGCACCATCGGCTACGGTGAAAGCCGGCCGATCGCCAGCAACGCTTCCGAAAGCGGCCGTCAGCTCAACCGGCGGGTGGAGATTCGCATCGAACCGATTCGCCGCTGA
- the tatA gene encoding twin-arginine translocase TatA/TatE family subunit, with product MFGLGTQELIIILIIVLVIFGAGKLPQVGGALGKGIRNFKKGMNDDSDDQDAQELKRLDDKDSADKDTNDKPGPN from the coding sequence ATGTTCGGACTCGGCACCCAGGAACTGATCATCATTCTCATCATCGTCCTGGTCATTTTCGGCGCCGGCAAGCTGCCGCAGGTGGGCGGCGCCCTCGGCAAGGGCATCCGCAACTTCAAGAAGGGGATGAATGACGACAGTGACGATCAGGACGCCCAGGAGCTCAAGCGCCTGGATGACAAGGATTCGGCGGACAAGGATACGAACGACAAACCGGGTCCCAACTGA
- a CDS encoding SRPBCC family protein, translated as MDQANDPNGTGISPAEYLRGALASRHIVNTSRRIDCAGCNPPTGELPLLYLTAPRQALTNTVCELRLRIGKTTDERFSGTLHLRGTGNIRHRDYEFSAPFEVADDETALCLAFQWLTPDYPTLIEWAASIEPEKKMGLTLTDIARVMVVKPQTPP; from the coding sequence ATGGACCAGGCAAACGACCCCAACGGAACCGGCATCTCTCCCGCCGAATATCTTCGCGGCGCCCTGGCCAGCCGACACATCGTCAACACCAGCCGCCGCATCGACTGCGCCGGATGCAATCCGCCGACCGGCGAACTGCCCCTGCTGTACCTGACGGCTCCACGACAGGCCCTGACCAATACGGTCTGTGAGCTTCGCCTGCGCATCGGCAAGACGACCGACGAACGATTCTCCGGCACCCTGCACCTGCGCGGCACAGGCAATATCCGCCACCGGGATTACGAATTCTCGGCCCCCTTCGAGGTTGCCGACGACGAAACCGCCCTTTGCCTCGCCTTCCAGTGGCTCACCCCCGACTATCCGACCCTGATCGAGTGGGCAGCCTCTATCGAACCGGAAAAGAAGATGGGACTGACCCTGACCGACATCGCCCGCGTCATGGTCGTCAAACCGCAGACACCCCCCTGA
- a CDS encoding tetrathionate reductase family octaheme c-type cytochrome — MLRRLFPLLFTLTLALLATGTHAVADEDAPSHAAYIKGPINSGPEATKQCLKCHKKEAEHLMKTPHWTWQREQVVNGKKVKLGKINAINNFCTSTPTNRVHCSECHIGYGWRDENFDFSDQSRIDCLVCHDTTGRYHKDGDNAGEVRKGVDILEIARNVGKPSRYNCGACHFFGGGGDAVKHGDLDSSMEFPDRELDVHMSPDGLDFACQTCHVTENHQIPGANMATSPDGKNGFECTSCHDSAPHEESRLNRHTASVACQTCHIPAFAREMPTQMDWDWSTAGRDTVSAEAGIKYRKTMGTLTYKKNVIPTYAWFNGKSGVYLRGSKIDPDKPTRLTWPLGDINDKNAKIYPFKVHTGKQIYDTENKIFITAHVYGEDGFWSTFDWDKAARIGMESTGLPYSGKYGFAPTEMYWRIDHQVAPKEEALQCLDCHGDNGRLPWKELGYKGDPMDNPDYARNH; from the coding sequence ATGCTGCGAAGACTTTTTCCCCTGCTGTTCACCCTGACCCTGGCCCTGCTGGCCACCGGCACGCATGCCGTGGCCGATGAAGACGCCCCGTCGCATGCCGCCTACATCAAGGGGCCGATCAACAGTGGACCGGAAGCGACCAAGCAGTGCCTCAAGTGCCACAAGAAAGAGGCCGAGCACCTGATGAAGACGCCTCACTGGACCTGGCAGCGCGAGCAGGTCGTCAACGGCAAGAAGGTCAAGCTGGGCAAGATCAACGCCATCAACAACTTCTGCACCTCGACGCCGACCAACCGGGTGCACTGCAGCGAGTGCCACATCGGCTACGGCTGGCGGGACGAGAACTTCGACTTCTCCGATCAGAGCCGCATCGACTGCCTGGTCTGCCATGACACCACCGGCCGCTATCACAAGGACGGTGACAATGCCGGCGAAGTGAGGAAGGGCGTCGACATTCTCGAAATCGCGCGGAACGTCGGCAAGCCGAGCCGCTACAACTGCGGCGCCTGCCACTTCTTCGGCGGCGGCGGTGACGCCGTCAAGCACGGCGACCTCGATTCGTCGATGGAATTTCCGGACCGCGAACTCGACGTCCACATGTCGCCGGACGGGCTCGACTTTGCCTGCCAGACCTGCCATGTCACCGAGAACCACCAGATTCCCGGCGCCAACATGGCCACTTCGCCCGACGGCAAAAACGGCTTCGAGTGCACCAGCTGTCACGACAGCGCCCCGCATGAAGAATCGCGGCTGAATCGCCATACGGCAAGCGTCGCCTGTCAGACCTGCCACATTCCGGCCTTCGCCCGCGAGATGCCGACGCAGATGGACTGGGACTGGTCGACGGCAGGCAGGGACACCGTCTCGGCCGAAGCCGGCATCAAGTACCGCAAGACCATGGGCACCCTGACCTACAAGAAGAACGTCATCCCGACCTACGCCTGGTTCAACGGCAAGAGCGGCGTCTACCTGCGCGGCTCGAAGATCGACCCCGACAAGCCGACCAGACTGACCTGGCCGCTGGGTGACATCAACGACAAGAACGCCAAGATCTATCCGTTCAAGGTCCACACCGGCAAACAGATCTACGACACCGAGAACAAGATCTTCATCACCGCCCACGTCTACGGCGAAGACGGTTTCTGGTCGACCTTCGACTGGGACAAGGCCGCCAGAATCGGCATGGAATCGACGGGACTGCCCTACAGTGGCAAATACGGTTTCGCGCCGACCGAGATGTACTGGCGGATCGACCACCAGGTCGCTCCGAAAGAAGAGGCGCTGCAGTGCCTCGACTGTCATGGCGACAACGGCCGCCTGCCCTGGAAGGAGCTGGGCTACAAGGGCGATCCGATGGACAATCCGGATTACGCCCGCAACCACTGA
- the glnE gene encoding bifunctional [glutamate--ammonia ligase]-adenylyl-L-tyrosine phosphorylase/[glutamate--ammonia-ligase] adenylyltransferase, translating to MTDRRLGQQLADACDRHDDQVLADIAAGLGYADPGKTTANLLLLNELLADADLLASVLTDGAASADPDQALNNLERLGWSVERDLLLEVLADDRRRRQLLTILGASALMTGILCRAADHFHRLFIAGDLDQDSNRELMLRQLRQQIPDDTDFATLQQQLRRFKYRQILRIGGRDLCGLADFEATGRELADLASACLQRAYEICDRLLRADYGAPLLAVEADACPLEAEFTVIGMGKLGGRELNFSSDIDLIYIYTSDRGQTAGIDDGRGGRRNRIGLHAYFCKLGEYISRALGQVTADGFVFRVDLNLRPEGSRGELANSLRGAELYYESWGQSWERTAMLKARPVAGSLALGDQFLKILEPFVYRRYLDYSMVEDMKVMKQRIDRSLVRSEEAERNLKLGRGGIREIEFFIQALQVIHAGKNPRLREKNSLRALDMLREEGLIDAKDHRTLRQAYIFLRNAEHRVQMVQEGQIHSLPKRPEELRALARRCGFDETAAFLDELDRHRQAVAELFHSLFHSSEERLEEDVDPEIAVFLDAEADPDYLKDLLEARGFRNPDAAYDAIQTLLHGPPHNPLSTRSRRHLQKLAPLFLRAVFDSPEPDMALVNLERFVLALRARATFFSLLVENRQIVKVLIDLFATSQFLSRIFIQSPQILDSLVTRPHQAGTKSLEDFHRELGEQLALVDSYEERLDVLRRFRKEEFLRIALDDIHGQALQGQTARQLSDLAEACLEAAVDLARRELLPRYGLPLRGDGQPAGFAVLGMGKLGGRELNYHSDLDLIFVYDGDGETGPAEETDPERFRRQSNREYFARLAQRIISVLTLVTTEGKVYEIDTRLRPSGNQGPLVTSLEAFERYHQESAQLWERQALTKARPMAGPPELLRRLERLVHQITYQRPLPPDAIGEIRRLRNRMEVEIAREDSSHFNIKTGRGGMVDVEFLCQYLQLKHGGRHPELRTSNTLEALNALAGLQLLSAEEHEHLIRSYKFLRRLENKLRLVHDQSINELSGETTYLRKLALRLGYPERPVKPEVALLNDYRQATEGIRTIFNRILPPDTDGVPNGPS from the coding sequence GTGACGGACAGGCGGCTCGGTCAGCAGCTGGCGGACGCCTGCGACCGGCACGACGACCAGGTTCTGGCCGACATCGCCGCCGGTCTCGGCTACGCCGATCCCGGCAAGACCACGGCCAACCTGCTGCTGCTCAACGAGCTGCTGGCCGATGCGGATCTGCTGGCCTCGGTGCTGACCGACGGAGCCGCCAGCGCCGACCCCGACCAGGCGCTGAACAATCTCGAACGCCTCGGCTGGTCGGTCGAGCGCGACCTGCTGCTCGAGGTGCTGGCCGACGACCGGCGCCGGCGGCAGCTGCTCACCATCCTTGGCGCCTCGGCCCTCATGACCGGCATCCTCTGCCGCGCGGCCGACCATTTCCACCGGCTGTTCATCGCCGGCGATCTCGACCAGGACTCAAACCGGGAACTGATGCTGCGTCAGCTGCGGCAGCAGATACCCGACGACACCGACTTCGCCACCCTGCAGCAACAGCTGCGCCGCTTCAAGTACCGGCAGATACTGCGCATCGGCGGCCGCGACCTGTGCGGCCTGGCCGATTTCGAAGCCACCGGCCGCGAGCTGGCCGACCTGGCCTCGGCCTGCCTGCAGCGCGCATACGAGATCTGTGACCGGCTGCTGCGCGCCGACTACGGTGCGCCGCTGCTGGCGGTCGAGGCGGATGCCTGCCCGCTGGAGGCCGAATTCACCGTCATCGGCATGGGCAAGCTCGGCGGCCGCGAACTGAACTTCTCCTCAGACATCGACCTGATCTACATCTACACTTCCGATCGCGGCCAGACCGCCGGTATCGACGACGGCCGCGGCGGCCGCCGCAACCGGATTGGTCTGCATGCGTATTTCTGCAAGCTCGGAGAATATATCAGCCGGGCCCTGGGGCAGGTCACGGCCGACGGCTTCGTCTTTCGCGTCGACCTCAACCTGCGCCCCGAAGGCAGCCGCGGCGAGCTGGCCAACTCCCTGCGCGGGGCCGAACTCTATTACGAAAGCTGGGGGCAGAGCTGGGAACGGACGGCCATGCTCAAGGCCCGGCCGGTAGCCGGTTCCCTGGCGCTCGGCGACCAGTTCCTGAAGATTCTCGAGCCCTTCGTCTACCGCCGCTACCTCGACTACAGCATGGTCGAGGACATGAAGGTGATGAAGCAGCGCATCGACCGGAGCCTGGTGCGCAGCGAAGAGGCGGAGCGCAACCTCAAGCTCGGCCGGGGCGGCATCCGCGAAATCGAATTCTTCATCCAGGCGCTGCAGGTGATTCACGCCGGCAAGAATCCGCGGCTGCGGGAGAAGAACAGCCTGCGCGCCCTGGACATGCTGCGCGAAGAAGGCCTGATCGACGCGAAGGACCACCGGACCCTGCGCCAGGCCTACATCTTTTTGCGCAACGCCGAACACCGGGTACAGATGGTGCAGGAGGGACAGATCCACAGCCTGCCGAAGCGGCCGGAGGAACTTCGCGCCCTGGCCCGCCGCTGCGGCTTCGACGAAACGGCGGCCTTTCTCGACGAACTTGATCGTCACCGACAGGCGGTAGCCGAGCTTTTCCACAGCCTTTTCCACAGCAGCGAGGAAAGGCTCGAAGAGGATGTCGATCCGGAAATCGCCGTCTTTCTCGACGCTGAAGCCGATCCCGACTATCTGAAAGACCTGCTGGAGGCCCGGGGATTCCGCAACCCGGACGCCGCCTACGACGCCATCCAGACCCTGCTGCACGGGCCGCCGCACAATCCCCTGTCGACCCGCTCCCGCCGGCATCTGCAGAAACTGGCGCCGCTTTTTCTGCGCGCCGTCTTCGACTCGCCGGAACCGGACATGGCCCTGGTCAATCTCGAACGGTTCGTGCTCGCCCTGCGCGCCCGCGCCACCTTCTTCTCCCTGCTGGTCGAAAACCGGCAGATCGTCAAGGTGCTCATCGACCTGTTCGCCACCAGCCAGTTTCTGTCGCGCATCTTCATCCAGAGTCCGCAGATCCTTGACAGTCTGGTGACCCGCCCGCACCAGGCGGGAACCAAGTCGCTGGAGGACTTCCACCGGGAGCTGGGCGAGCAGCTGGCGCTGGTCGACAGCTACGAAGAGCGGCTCGATGTTCTGCGCCGCTTTCGCAAGGAAGAATTTCTGCGCATCGCCCTGGACGACATTCACGGCCAGGCCCTGCAGGGACAGACCGCCCGCCAGCTTTCCGACCTGGCGGAAGCCTGCCTCGAGGCGGCGGTCGACCTGGCGCGCCGGGAGCTGTTGCCGCGATACGGCCTGCCGTTGCGCGGGGACGGTCAGCCGGCCGGCTTCGCCGTGCTCGGCATGGGCAAGCTGGGCGGCCGCGAGCTGAACTACCACTCGGATCTCGACCTGATCTTCGTCTACGACGGGGACGGCGAAACCGGACCGGCCGAGGAAACCGACCCGGAACGTTTCCGCCGACAGAGCAACCGGGAGTATTTCGCCCGCCTGGCTCAGCGCATCATCTCCGTCCTGACCCTGGTGACCACCGAGGGCAAGGTCTACGAAATCGATACCCGCCTGCGCCCTTCGGGCAACCAGGGCCCGCTGGTGACCAGCCTGGAAGCTTTTGAGCGCTACCACCAGGAATCGGCGCAGCTCTGGGAACGACAGGCACTGACCAAGGCCCGGCCGATGGCCGGCCCGCCGGAGCTTCTGCGGCGTCTCGAACGGCTGGTGCACCAGATCACCTACCAGCGGCCGCTGCCGCCGGACGCGATCGGCGAAATCCGCCGGCTGCGCAACCGGATGGAGGTCGAGATCGCCCGCGAGGACAGCAGCCACTTCAACATCAAGACCGGCCGCGGCGGCATGGTCGACGTCGAATTCCTCTGCCAGTACCTGCAGCTGAAACACGGCGGCAGGCATCCGGAACTGCGGACCAGCAACACCCTTGAGGCCCTCAACGCCCTGGCCGGCCTGCAGCTCCTCTCCGCCGAAGAGCACGAGCATCTGATCCGGAGCTACAAGTTTCTGCGACGGCTGGAGAACAAGCTGCGGCTGGTCCACGACCAGTCGATCAACGAGCTGTCCGGGGAAACGACCTACCTGCGCAAACTGGCGCTGCGTCTCGGCTACCCGGAAAGGCCGGTCAAGCCGGAAGTGGCGCTGCTCAACGACTACCGGCAAGCCACCGAAGGCATCCGCACCATCTTCAACCGAATCCTGCCCCCGGATACGGACGGAGTGCCGAACGGACCGTCCTGA